The following are encoded in a window of Longibacter salinarum genomic DNA:
- a CDS encoding GlmU family protein codes for MHLCLFEDDRVHHLRPLVETRAAFDLRLGIRSILETTCDAFDVDPSDVTLHTRREVAAVTKREHPHVAVPQLGDSTPSTGNDLLFVNARFIADGEVLTVLKEAIRLRDRACAFTAGDVVVAAWMPGASLSDEVFGRDDLTPHLADLPTEALKNAQMVEHVWDLLGTIQPAIERDFDALLPYNILEDIHNRTEADVHPSVIATAPENIFIAPGATVKAGAILDGSNGPIYLDNDSIVYEQAVVKGPLYLGAKSQIKVQADVAASAIGYWCKVGGEVHDSILHSLSNKGHQGFLGHSYLGRWCNLGADTNTSNLKNDYGSVSAYDAALGGFVDTGRQFAGLFMGDHSKCGINTMFNTGTVVGTGCNIFGGGFPSRYVPPFSWGGADRGFAPYRIDKALKVADTVMRRRETHLDEAEETLLRTLHRDTADER; via the coding sequence ATGCATCTTTGTTTGTTCGAAGACGATCGCGTGCATCACCTTCGGCCGCTCGTCGAAACGCGCGCGGCCTTCGACCTGCGTCTCGGGATTCGGTCGATCCTCGAAACAACATGCGATGCCTTCGATGTTGACCCGTCGGATGTCACGCTTCACACGCGACGCGAGGTCGCGGCCGTAACAAAACGTGAGCACCCACATGTGGCCGTCCCACAGTTGGGCGATTCGACACCGTCCACCGGGAACGATCTTCTGTTCGTCAATGCGCGATTTATCGCCGATGGTGAGGTGCTAACGGTTCTGAAAGAGGCGATCCGGCTGCGTGACCGGGCCTGCGCATTCACAGCGGGCGATGTGGTCGTCGCGGCGTGGATGCCTGGCGCCTCGCTATCCGATGAGGTGTTCGGACGCGACGACCTGACGCCGCACCTGGCCGACCTGCCAACCGAGGCGCTCAAGAACGCACAGATGGTCGAGCATGTCTGGGACCTGCTTGGCACGATTCAGCCCGCCATCGAGCGTGATTTCGACGCTCTTCTCCCCTACAACATTCTGGAGGACATCCACAATCGAACCGAAGCAGATGTCCATCCGAGCGTGATCGCCACAGCCCCGGAAAACATCTTCATCGCTCCCGGCGCAACAGTGAAGGCCGGCGCGATTCTGGACGGCTCCAACGGACCCATCTATCTTGATAACGACTCCATCGTCTACGAACAGGCCGTCGTCAAGGGGCCACTTTATCTCGGCGCGAAGTCTCAAATCAAGGTGCAGGCCGACGTCGCGGCGTCGGCGATCGGCTACTGGTGCAAGGTCGGTGGCGAGGTCCACGACTCGATTCTGCACTCCCTGTCGAACAAGGGCCACCAGGGATTCCTCGGCCACTCATATCTCGGCCGCTGGTGCAACCTCGGAGCCGACACGAACACGTCGAATCTGAAAAACGACTACGGCTCCGTCAGCGCCTACGACGCGGCCCTCGGTGGTTTCGTGGATACAGGACGCCAGTTCGCCGGGCTATTCATGGGCGACCACTCGAAGTGCGGCATCAATACGATGTTCAACACGGGAACCGTCGTGGGCACGGGATGCAACATTTTCGGCGGCGGCTTTCCAAGCCGGTACGTCCCCCCGTTCTCGTGGGGCGGCGCAGACCGGGGCTTCGCGCCGTACCGAATCGACAAGGCACTCAAGGTGGCGGACACCGTCATGCGCCGACGCGAGACGCACCTCGATGAGGCGGAAGAGACGCTCCTTCGTACGCTACATCGCGACACCGCCGACGAGCGTTGA
- a CDS encoding J domain-containing protein, with amino-acid sequence MSQFDPSSSDYYERLGLSASASRKAIRKAYRSVARKTHPDRNPNDPRAAHRFQRIREAYEVLSDDEARADYDRQRTSTVRSTGLTAAPRLDVGCMAYAAWRVLVGVIAALIFVAMEMAGLWELNDAESTTWVIVGAIAVASTLAFLAARSFEDEASDYEVRFEEEDVTVYVEGHPWARIRWKHVHRLVADAEKNTVELRVAPSAAQSIRAQKPVIRYVSPGSGEVRVLLDLSGTDLPATTVHRFAHRISGVRATVV; translated from the coding sequence ATGTCCCAGTTCGACCCTTCATCGTCCGACTATTACGAGCGGTTGGGACTCTCCGCTTCGGCGTCTCGGAAAGCGATACGGAAGGCATATCGTTCGGTGGCGCGCAAGACACACCCCGATCGGAACCCGAACGATCCTCGAGCCGCGCACCGGTTTCAACGGATTCGGGAGGCCTATGAGGTGTTGTCGGACGACGAGGCCCGCGCGGACTACGACCGGCAGCGAACATCGACGGTCCGAAGTACCGGTTTAACCGCTGCACCTCGTCTCGATGTCGGATGCATGGCTTACGCCGCGTGGCGGGTGCTCGTGGGCGTGATCGCGGCCCTCATTTTCGTCGCGATGGAAATGGCGGGTCTCTGGGAGCTAAACGACGCGGAGTCCACGACGTGGGTGATTGTCGGTGCGATCGCTGTGGCAAGTACCCTGGCGTTTCTCGCCGCCCGATCATTCGAGGACGAGGCCTCCGACTACGAGGTTCGGTTCGAAGAAGAAGATGTGACCGTGTACGTCGAAGGCCATCCGTGGGCACGCATCCGGTGGAAACACGTCCACCGCCTGGTCGCCGATGCGGAGAAAAACACGGTCGAGCTGCGGGTGGCACCCTCAGCCGCGCAGAGCATACGGGCGCAAAAACCGGTGATCCGGTACGTTTCGCCCGGGAGCGGCGAAGTTCGCGTTCTACTCGACCTGTCCGGAACGGATCTTCCGGCGACGACCGTGCACCGCTTTGCCCACCGAATCTCAGGTGTGCGGGCAACGGTGGTGTGA
- a CDS encoding DUF2294 domain-containing protein, translating into MNRTKGQVEAEITEAITRFEREYLGRGPREAKAYILDDMVLVRLTGILSPAERQLSSEPNGIEMIKQMRSRLVESCSDDLEALIEEETGLNVVSMHTDISAQTGERVFVFVVDGDLGARWR; encoded by the coding sequence ATGAATCGAACGAAAGGACAGGTCGAAGCTGAAATCACCGAGGCTATCACGCGATTTGAACGTGAATACCTGGGCAGGGGCCCGCGCGAGGCCAAAGCCTACATCCTTGACGATATGGTGCTCGTTCGACTCACAGGCATTCTAAGTCCGGCCGAGCGTCAGCTCAGTAGCGAGCCGAACGGCATCGAAATGATCAAGCAGATGCGCTCCCGTCTCGTGGAGAGCTGCAGCGATGATCTGGAGGCCCTTATCGAAGAAGAAACAGGACTGAATGTCGTGAGCATGCATACAGATATCAGCGCACAGACCGGCGAGCGGGTGTTCGTTTTTGTGGTGGACGGGGATCTGGGTGCTCGGTGGCGATGA
- the fsa gene encoding fructose-6-phosphate aldolase, translated as MKFFVDTANLEEIREANDMGVLDGVTTNPSLVKKEGNIDFHEHVFTICEIVDGDVSAEVTATEFDGMMEEARSLAQIADNVVVKIPLIKEGIKALKACDEEGIRTNCTLCFSPTQALVAAKAGADYISPFIGRIDDISSNGMELIEEICQIYDNYGFETEVLAASIRHPTHVKRAALAGADVATMPFDTMMKLLNHPLTDRGLERFLDDWKEYEASRKAEAGMAN; from the coding sequence ATGAAATTTTTCGTCGACACGGCGAACCTCGAAGAGATTCGGGAGGCCAACGACATGGGCGTCCTCGACGGCGTCACCACCAATCCCTCGCTCGTCAAGAAGGAGGGCAACATTGACTTCCACGAGCATGTTTTCACAATCTGCGAGATCGTCGACGGGGACGTGTCCGCCGAAGTGACGGCCACAGAGTTCGACGGCATGATGGAGGAGGCGCGGAGTCTGGCACAGATCGCCGACAACGTGGTTGTCAAGATTCCTCTGATCAAAGAGGGCATCAAGGCGCTGAAGGCGTGCGATGAGGAAGGCATCCGCACCAACTGCACGCTCTGCTTCTCCCCAACACAGGCGCTCGTCGCTGCGAAAGCCGGGGCCGACTACATCAGCCCGTTCATCGGCCGCATCGATGACATCTCGTCCAACGGGATGGAACTGATCGAGGAGATCTGCCAGATTTACGACAACTACGGCTTCGAGACGGAGGTGCTTGCCGCCTCCATTCGGCATCCCACACACGTGAAGCGCGCCGCCCTCGCCGGAGCGGATGTCGCCACGATGCCGTTTGACACGATGATGAAGCTTCTCAATCACCCGCTCACGGACCGCGGGCTCGAGCGCTTCCTCGACGACTGGAAGGAATACGAAGCATCCCGGAAAGCCGAAGCCGGAATGGCGAACTAG
- a CDS encoding phytoene desaturase, protein MQKMVRRENVSLNTRTEPVPAGPDAPHAVVIGAGFGGLAAAIRLGVRGFRVTLLDRLDQPGGRARVFEQDGFTFDAGPTVVTAPFLFEELWSLCGKNLSDDVELVPVDPFYRIRFDDGTHFDYNGDMDDMVREIRKFAPSDVDGYKRFLEKSEEIFDIGFEELGHVPFDDLTDMLKIIPAMVKLQSHRTVYSLVSKYVEHPKVRKVLSFHPLLVGGNPFTTTSIYTLIAFLERKWGVWYSMGGTGSLVSGLSDLIDEIGGTQRYGADVEQILVDNGRASGVRLADGEVINADLVVSNADVGWTYRHMIHPEDRDTWTDRRVENMNYSMSLFVWYFGTDRKYEDVEHHTILMGERYESLLDDIFHNKELAEDFSLYLHRPTKTDPSMAPEGHDAFYVLSPVPHLESGVDWRVQAEPYRQAVSDYLEQTILPDLDDHLVTSRMLTPREFLTDYKSLKGAAFSVEPILQQSAWFRPHNRSEDVEHLYFVGAGTHPGAGMPGVLSTARVLDTTVPNPDAFSPTRAPQQEVTV, encoded by the coding sequence ATGCAAAAGATGGTTCGCCGGGAGAATGTGTCGTTGAATACGCGCACAGAGCCCGTTCCTGCCGGACCGGATGCCCCGCATGCCGTCGTCATTGGCGCCGGATTCGGCGGTCTCGCTGCGGCAATTCGTCTCGGTGTCCGCGGCTTTCGCGTAACTCTGCTCGATCGCCTCGACCAGCCAGGCGGCAGAGCGCGCGTATTCGAACAGGATGGATTCACCTTCGATGCGGGCCCGACTGTGGTGACCGCCCCGTTTCTGTTCGAAGAACTGTGGTCCCTCTGTGGGAAAAACCTCTCCGACGACGTCGAACTGGTCCCGGTCGATCCATTTTATCGCATCCGATTCGATGACGGGACGCACTTCGACTATAACGGTGACATGGACGATATGGTGCGAGAGATCCGCAAGTTCGCCCCGTCGGACGTGGACGGCTACAAGCGATTTCTGGAGAAGAGTGAGGAGATCTTCGATATCGGGTTTGAGGAACTCGGACACGTTCCGTTCGACGACCTGACCGATATGCTGAAAATCATCCCGGCGATGGTAAAGCTGCAGAGTCATCGCACGGTGTATAGCCTCGTGTCGAAGTACGTCGAGCATCCGAAAGTTCGGAAGGTGCTCTCCTTCCATCCACTGCTCGTGGGAGGAAACCCGTTCACGACGACCTCGATCTATACTCTCATTGCGTTCCTCGAGCGCAAGTGGGGCGTCTGGTATTCGATGGGTGGTACGGGTTCGCTGGTGTCTGGTCTTTCGGATCTCATCGATGAAATTGGGGGAACCCAGCGCTATGGCGCGGATGTCGAGCAGATCCTCGTCGACAACGGGCGGGCGAGCGGTGTGCGGTTGGCCGACGGCGAGGTGATCAATGCGGATCTCGTCGTTTCCAATGCCGATGTGGGTTGGACCTACCGCCATATGATCCACCCGGAGGACCGCGACACCTGGACGGATCGGCGTGTGGAAAACATGAACTACTCGATGAGCCTCTTCGTCTGGTACTTCGGCACCGACCGGAAATATGAGGACGTCGAACACCACACCATTCTGATGGGGGAGCGTTACGAGTCGTTGCTGGACGACATCTTCCACAACAAGGAACTCGCCGAGGACTTTAGCCTCTATCTCCATCGTCCGACGAAGACCGACCCGTCCATGGCGCCGGAGGGGCACGACGCATTCTACGTTCTCTCTCCCGTCCCACACCTGGAGAGCGGCGTCGACTGGCGCGTTCAGGCGGAGCCGTACCGCCAAGCCGTCTCGGATTATCTGGAGCAAACGATCCTGCCCGACCTCGACGACCACCTTGTGACGTCGCGTATGCTGACGCCGCGAGAATTCCTGACGGACTACAAGAGTCTAAAAGGCGCTGCCTTCAGCGTGGAGCCGATTCTGCAGCAGAGCGCCTGGTTCCGTCCGCACAATCGGAGCGAAGACGTGGAGCACCTCTACTTCGTCGGAGCAGGAACACACCCCGGAGCTGGCATGCCGGGCGTCCTCTCGACGGCACGCGTGCTCGACACGACCGTGCCCAACCCGGATGCATTCAGCCCGACTCGCGCACCGCAGCAAGAGGTGACGGTCTAA
- a CDS encoding SufE family protein: protein MNRLEEIAEPFQMADRDFRLELLLEYSDKLPELPDDYRELRDQGMNMVHECQSPVFLMAEVEDGTVRVIGDVPREAPTARAFVSILRDAFDGEPPSEVLDAPADALRVLGLSDLLGMQRTQGLSAIYGRLRKQVREKSQSQA, encoded by the coding sequence ATGAATCGTCTCGAAGAGATCGCCGAACCGTTCCAGATGGCCGATCGTGATTTCCGTCTGGAGCTCTTGCTCGAATACTCCGACAAGCTGCCGGAGCTGCCTGATGACTACAGGGAGCTTCGAGATCAGGGAATGAACATGGTGCATGAGTGCCAGTCTCCGGTCTTCCTGATGGCAGAAGTTGAGGATGGCACCGTGCGCGTTATTGGCGACGTGCCCCGTGAGGCGCCGACCGCACGGGCGTTTGTGTCCATTCTGCGCGACGCATTTGATGGCGAGCCGCCGAGCGAGGTCCTGGACGCGCCCGCTGATGCCCTTCGCGTCCTCGGGCTCTCCGATCTGCTGGGTATGCAACGCACGCAGGGGCTTAGCGCCATCTACGGCCGACTTCGCAAGCAAGTCCGAGAGAAATCGCAGAGTCAAGCGTAA
- the otsB gene encoding trehalose-phosphatase, with the protein MPPVVDKPLFFLDYDGTLAPIVDDPEKAVPHPDIPPILQGLSDRYPVWIVTGRDIAQLGAFIDLPLQAIGLHGSQAGTIGGDTKYLVPDEAAEAISSLRQSVPSIDGVRVEDKSQAFAVHYRNATDEEDARERLKAWTNTMPEILEAIWGKKVVELRPEGWTKGTAVRRIASDYPDHTPVYLGDDVTDEDAFEELHTFDRDTVTIKVGNDATAAHHRLRDPDEVVEYLRSYLSASS; encoded by the coding sequence ATGCCTCCTGTTGTTGATAAACCGCTGTTTTTTCTCGACTATGACGGCACACTAGCTCCGATCGTAGATGACCCGGAGAAAGCCGTTCCTCACCCAGATATCCCACCGATATTGCAAGGGTTGAGCGACAGGTATCCCGTCTGGATTGTGACGGGTCGCGACATTGCTCAGCTCGGGGCCTTCATTGATCTTCCCCTTCAGGCCATCGGTCTTCACGGGTCTCAGGCGGGTACCATCGGTGGAGACACCAAGTATCTCGTGCCGGACGAGGCGGCGGAGGCGATTTCATCCCTCCGCCAGAGCGTGCCGTCGATCGACGGCGTACGCGTCGAAGACAAGAGCCAGGCGTTTGCTGTCCATTACCGGAATGCGACGGACGAGGAAGATGCCCGTGAGCGGCTCAAAGCCTGGACGAACACGATGCCGGAGATTCTGGAGGCGATCTGGGGGAAAAAGGTGGTCGAGCTCCGGCCGGAAGGGTGGACGAAGGGGACCGCGGTTCGGCGCATTGCGTCGGATTATCCGGATCACACGCCCGTGTACCTTGGCGACGATGTTACGGACGAAGACGCGTTCGAGGAGCTGCATACATTCGACCGCGACACGGTGACCATCAAGGTCGGAAACGATGCGACTGCGGCACATCATCGTCTGCGTGATCCCGACGAGGTGGTCGAATACCTCCGGTCGTATCTTTCTGCGTCCTCATAG
- a CDS encoding NADP-dependent isocitrate dehydrogenase, translating to MNAFPASPEPTTHTSSDGASAQVQLSPTPRRRLEETGVVPIAVAYGDGIGPEITESVLRVLDHADAPLSYDVIEVGRSAYERGITSGIPDEAWDAIRRNRVFLKGPITTPQGGGYKSLNVTIRKALSLFANVRPTTSYAPYVASPHPDMDLVIIRENEEDLYAGIEHRQTQEVHQILKLITRPGSERIVRYAFEYARAYGRTNVTCMTKDNIQKQTDGLFHEVFREVAREYPDIESDHQIIDIGAARVAAQPEAFDVIVTPNLYGDILSDIAAQIAGSVGLAGSANVGAQVAMFEAVHGSAPDIAGRGIANPSGLLVAATQMLVHIGASEVAQTIRNAWLRTLEDGIHPADIYREGVSKQKVGSEGFTNAVIDRLGDSPKHLKPVRFKSCGIRVSLSERPNQKKELQGVDVFIDWDQHDRDPDTIGHGLSMAAKTCGWTLKMITNRGVKVFPDGLPETFWTDHWRCRFLPENGGTVTFDSVLELLGVLHGDGWDVIKTEHLYTFDGERAYSLGQGE from the coding sequence ATGAACGCTTTCCCTGCATCCCCTGAGCCGACAACTCATACCTCATCCGATGGAGCTTCGGCACAGGTCCAGCTATCACCGACTCCACGGCGACGTCTCGAAGAAACGGGCGTTGTGCCGATTGCTGTGGCCTACGGAGACGGCATTGGACCGGAGATTACGGAGTCCGTTCTTCGCGTTCTCGATCACGCCGATGCTCCCTTATCGTACGATGTCATCGAAGTAGGCCGCTCAGCCTACGAGCGCGGGATTACGTCCGGCATCCCCGACGAGGCATGGGACGCGATACGCCGAAATAGAGTCTTCCTCAAAGGCCCAATTACCACGCCACAGGGCGGTGGATACAAAAGCCTGAACGTTACCATTCGGAAGGCGCTCAGTCTGTTCGCGAATGTCCGGCCCACGACGTCGTACGCGCCATATGTTGCGTCTCCGCATCCCGACATGGATCTCGTCATCATCCGGGAGAACGAAGAGGACCTCTACGCCGGAATCGAACATCGTCAGACCCAGGAGGTGCATCAGATTCTGAAACTGATCACGCGTCCGGGATCCGAGCGCATCGTTCGGTACGCGTTCGAATATGCACGGGCATATGGCCGGACGAACGTGACGTGCATGACAAAGGATAACATCCAGAAGCAGACGGACGGGCTCTTCCACGAGGTTTTCCGTGAGGTGGCCAGAGAGTACCCGGACATTGAGAGCGACCACCAGATCATCGACATCGGCGCGGCCCGCGTAGCAGCACAGCCCGAGGCCTTCGATGTCATCGTCACACCGAACCTGTACGGGGACATCCTGTCCGACATCGCCGCTCAGATTGCCGGGTCCGTTGGTCTTGCTGGCTCAGCGAACGTCGGCGCACAGGTCGCCATGTTCGAGGCGGTGCATGGCTCGGCGCCGGATATCGCAGGGCGTGGGATCGCCAACCCGTCGGGGCTCCTGGTAGCAGCGACACAGATGCTCGTTCACATCGGTGCATCGGAGGTGGCGCAGACCATCCGGAACGCGTGGTTGAGGACGCTGGAGGACGGCATTCACCCCGCGGACATCTACCGGGAAGGAGTGTCGAAGCAGAAGGTCGGGTCCGAAGGTTTCACGAATGCAGTGATCGACCGGCTCGGTGATTCTCCGAAGCACCTCAAACCCGTACGGTTCAAGTCCTGCGGCATCCGGGTTTCGCTATCCGAGCGGCCGAACCAGAAGAAAGAGCTGCAGGGCGTCGACGTGTTCATCGATTGGGATCAGCATGATCGGGATCCGGACACGATCGGGCACGGTCTGTCTATGGCGGCGAAGACGTGTGGGTGGACGCTCAAAATGATCACGAACCGCGGCGTGAAAGTCTTCCCGGACGGATTGCCGGAAACGTTCTGGACCGATCACTGGCGGTGCCGTTTCCTGCCAGAGAATGGGGGTACGGTAACATTCGACTCCGTTCTCGAACTGCTCGGTGTTCTGCATGGAGACGGATGGGACGTAATCAAGACCGAACATCTGTACACGTTTGACGGAGAGCGTGCCTACTCGCTCGGTCAGGGTGAGTAA
- a CDS encoding Hsp20/alpha crystallin family protein, producing the protein MTKLIRTPNRNLSSLQQEIDRLFEGFFPTRSSDEDASRYASMWSPRTDLIETPEAYRIELDVPGMNRDDIHISYQDDRLTVSGERAHEAREENEERVRVERTFGNFFRSFTLPSTVSAEQISAQHENGVLTITVPKAEESKPRRIEIK; encoded by the coding sequence ATGACAAAGCTGATCCGTACTCCAAATCGCAACCTCTCGTCCCTTCAGCAGGAAATCGACCGCCTCTTTGAGGGCTTCTTCCCGACGCGTTCCTCCGATGAAGACGCTTCGCGCTATGCGTCCATGTGGTCGCCTCGAACGGACCTGATCGAGACGCCGGAAGCGTATCGCATCGAACTCGACGTTCCAGGAATGAACCGCGATGACATCCACATCAGCTACCAGGATGATCGTCTTACGGTGAGCGGAGAACGTGCACACGAAGCCCGCGAGGAGAACGAGGAGCGTGTTCGCGTCGAGCGCACCTTTGGCAATTTCTTCCGCTCGTTCACGCTCCCCAGCACGGTTAGTGCGGAGCAAATCTCAGCACAGCATGAGAATGGTGTGCTGACGATCACCGTCCCGAAAGCTGAGGAGAGCAAGCCCCGACGCATCGAGATCAAATAG
- a CDS encoding alpha,alpha-trehalose-phosphate synthase (UDP-forming), which yields MSLTVVANRVPIRKTDDGWKTSVGGLTTALLPVLEEQGGVWVGMGEDPDLPECQQYPEDDPDFLVRRVPLSDEELDNYYYGMANRVLWPVSHYLIQHLELRERFIDTYRSVNERFAKAVLDESPDDPDEIIWIQDYHLMLAPRHIRDARPDAVIGHFWHIPWPAMEVFRILPWSRELLRGMLGCDLIGFHVDEYVDNFIESAEVLLGADVTENTVTLDGHTTRVEAHPIGIEVDRFKKMAATEEVKEKADKLRNRLGTDNIVIGIDRLDYTKGILSRLTAFEQFLEENPDYHGKVSFYQIATPSRTKVESYQQLKREVDEAVGRINGQFARDNWVPVNYRYRTYTQFELCAFYRAADAALITPLRDGMNVVTQEFITATQNGALILSELTGAAYLLPEAIQVNPYDQGGLADAIKVALEMPDEERRSRLKGLKSTVEKLDVHKWAQHFLDSFDR from the coding sequence TTGAGTCTTACAGTCGTTGCGAATCGTGTCCCGATCCGGAAGACCGATGATGGATGGAAGACCTCCGTCGGTGGACTTACAACGGCCCTGCTTCCCGTCCTCGAAGAGCAGGGAGGCGTGTGGGTCGGTATGGGCGAAGATCCTGACCTCCCGGAGTGTCAGCAATATCCTGAAGACGATCCTGATTTTCTCGTTCGACGCGTCCCGTTGAGTGACGAGGAGCTTGACAACTATTATTACGGGATGGCCAATCGCGTACTCTGGCCGGTTTCCCACTACCTCATCCAGCATCTCGAACTGAGGGAGCGATTCATAGACACGTACCGGAGCGTGAACGAGCGCTTCGCCAAGGCGGTGCTGGATGAGAGTCCGGACGATCCAGATGAGATTATCTGGATTCAGGACTATCACCTCATGCTTGCCCCGCGACATATTCGCGATGCGCGTCCCGATGCTGTGATCGGGCACTTCTGGCACATCCCGTGGCCGGCGATGGAGGTGTTTCGAATTTTGCCGTGGTCACGCGAACTACTCCGAGGCATGCTCGGCTGCGACCTGATCGGTTTTCACGTCGACGAGTACGTTGATAACTTCATCGAGAGCGCGGAAGTCCTTCTCGGTGCGGACGTGACGGAAAATACGGTGACGCTCGATGGGCACACCACAAGGGTTGAGGCGCATCCGATCGGCATCGAGGTCGACCGGTTCAAGAAGATGGCGGCGACCGAAGAGGTGAAGGAGAAAGCCGACAAGCTCCGTAACCGTCTCGGGACGGATAACATCGTCATTGGCATTGACCGTCTGGACTACACGAAAGGGATTTTGTCCCGACTGACCGCATTCGAGCAGTTTCTCGAAGAGAATCCGGACTACCACGGGAAGGTCAGCTTCTACCAGATTGCGACGCCGAGTCGTACGAAGGTTGAGTCGTACCAGCAGCTCAAGCGGGAGGTGGATGAGGCCGTGGGGCGCATCAACGGTCAGTTTGCCCGCGACAACTGGGTGCCGGTCAATTACCGATATCGAACGTACACCCAGTTCGAGCTGTGCGCCTTCTATCGTGCCGCCGACGCGGCACTGATTACGCCGCTCCGAGATGGGATGAACGTCGTCACCCAGGAGTTTATCACGGCCACGCAGAACGGTGCGCTTATTCTGTCAGAGCTCACGGGTGCCGCCTACCTTCTACCCGAAGCGATTCAGGTTAACCCGTACGACCAGGGAGGGCTGGCGGACGCGATTAAGGTGGCACTAGAGATGCCTGATGAGGAGCGTAGAAGCCGATTGAAGGGGTTGAAGTCGACGGTCGAGAAGCTGGACGTTCACAAGTGGGCTCAACATTTCCTCGACTCTTTCGATCGGTAA
- a CDS encoding sulfurtransferase: MAEYAHPDVLVSTDWVAEHMHNTDNVRLVEANEDVLLYETGHIENAVKIDWVQDLQDDTVRDFIDAEAFAELCAENGISNDTTVVFYGDRNNWWACYAFWVFRLYGHENAVIMDGGRKKWVDEGRDLTREKPDFSRAEYTAPDGPNVSIRSFRDEVLEHQKRRGQMVDVRSPEEFRGEITHLPDLPEESSMRGGHIPGARNVPWSTAVNEDGTFKSREELEKIYQEGEGLDRSAETIAYCRIGERSSHTWFVLTYLLGFDNVSNYDGSWTEWGNLVGMPIERGDAQPVEA; this comes from the coding sequence ATGGCCGAATACGCACATCCCGACGTGCTCGTCTCCACCGATTGGGTGGCTGAGCACATGCACAACACGGACAACGTCCGACTCGTCGAAGCGAACGAAGACGTTCTCCTGTACGAGACGGGTCACATTGAGAACGCCGTCAAGATCGACTGGGTGCAGGATCTGCAGGACGACACGGTTCGCGACTTCATCGATGCGGAGGCATTTGCCGAACTGTGCGCCGAAAATGGTATTTCCAACGATACCACGGTGGTCTTCTACGGCGACCGAAATAACTGGTGGGCCTGCTACGCTTTCTGGGTGTTCAGGCTGTATGGTCACGAAAACGCCGTCATCATGGATGGTGGCCGGAAGAAGTGGGTCGACGAAGGCAGAGATCTCACGCGAGAGAAGCCGGACTTTTCGCGGGCCGAGTACACCGCGCCGGACGGGCCGAATGTGTCGATCCGTTCCTTCCGAGACGAGGTGCTGGAGCACCAGAAGCGGAGGGGTCAGATGGTGGATGTGCGTTCTCCAGAGGAATTCCGCGGCGAGATCACGCACCTTCCGGATCTTCCGGAGGAAAGTTCGATGCGCGGCGGTCACATTCCCGGCGCACGAAATGTGCCGTGGTCTACGGCCGTGAACGAGGACGGTACCTTCAAATCCCGCGAGGAGCTGGAGAAGATCTACCAGGAGGGCGAAGGCCTCGATCGCTCGGCGGAAACGATCGCGTACTGCCGTATCGGCGAGCGATCGAGCCATACGTGGTTCGTGCTAACGTATCTCCTCGGGTTTGACAACGTCAGTAACTACGACGGCTCCTGGACCGAGTGGGGCAACCTGGTCGGTATGCCGATCGAGCGGGGCGATGCGCAGCCCGTGGAGGCATAA